TTTATATTTTCTTATTTTATTATATTTAATTAGATATTTTTAATTCTTTTCATAATTTTTAGGTTAACCTTAAATTTTTGTGTTGTGTACATGGTTACACATGCATCTTTCCTTACTATATGGCTGTCCAGAGATATCCCAGTCAATCATGTCATAATTTTTAAACACGTCCTTGACAACATCCCTAATTTCCATCATTGCAAGACCAAAATAATTATGACCCCTGTATTTACCATCATCTTCGATAATACCAAATTCCAGGTTATCACTCTTAAATAAGATAGGATGGTCACCAGTTTTTATTAATTCCTTAGTAAAATTAATATCTGCTATAATCTTATAATATAATGCATTAAGATAAACTGTATACTTTAATTCATCCCATACAACTGATGGTTTATCACGGAAATCCTCTTCTGATAATTCAATAATCTCCTTAACAGAGGAATAGGTACCAGTGCCTATATGAATATGGTAGGAAGTATCCTTATATATTGTATCATACATGAAAATATTTTCACCAGCAGTATTAACATCCAGATCATATTT
This genomic interval from Candidatus Methanosphaera massiliense contains the following:
- a CDS encoding NADAR family protein — translated: MQDNRKYIAPPWIKYPTTPQNSSFWKTGTGAEYLVKYNKQVENRTEYEKLFPVAPTFASEISPSESLNDDTVKYLTSKSKPLFIKLWSEDGRPKYDLDVNTAGENIFMYDTIYKDTSYHIHIGTGTYSSVKEIIELSEEDFRDKPSVVWDELKYTVYLNALYYKIIADINFTKELIKTGDHPILFKSDNLEFGIIEDDGKYRGHNYFGLAMMEIRDVVKDVFKNYDMIDWDISGQPYSKERCMCNHVHNTKI